A stretch of the Aegilops tauschii subsp. strangulata cultivar AL8/78 chromosome 4, Aet v6.0, whole genome shotgun sequence genome encodes the following:
- the LOC109741914 gene encoding uncharacterized protein, translating to MANYRFLVQQLSNTFNGCEFLHVSRAENEAADTLAKIGSSRQVIPFGVSLEHLHKPFVKRSPDSESIFIPDEPATPLPNPDPGAAGPSSGAAGPNPVPVAAELGPGTTEPGPGAAVLNPAAVTPNPGVATSSSGAVIPEPVQVAVFTVVTAPSWAQPILAFLESGVLPMDETKARQVQRRATAYSMTNNKLVKRSATSVFQCCVEPDKGIEILLDIHQGECGHHATSKSLVAKAFRHAYNHCI from the coding sequence ATGGCCAACTACCGTTTTCTGGTCCAGCAACTCTCCAACACCTTCAACGgctgcgagttccttcacgtctCGCGCGCAGAGAACGAAGCCGCCGACACGCTAGCCAAGATTGGCTCATCTCGGCAGGTCATACCGTTCGGCGTCTCCCTCGAGCACTTGCACAAGCCATTTGTCAAGCGGTCTCCGGATTCCGAGTCCATCTTCATACCAGACGAGCCTGCAACGCCCCTCCCCAACCCGGACCCGGGGGCTGCCGGTCCAAGCTCGGGGGCTGCCGGCCCCAACCCTGTCCCGGTGGCTGCGGAACTCGGCCCGGGGACTACTGAACCTGGCCCGGGGGCTGCTGTGCTCAACCCGGCCGCCGTTACCCCTAACCCGGGGGTTGCTACCTCCAGCTCGGGGGCTGTCATCCCAGAACCCGTCCAGGTGGCTGTCTTCACCGTGGTGAcggctccatcatgggcccaaccaaTCTTAGCATTCCTGGAGAGCGGAGTCCTTCCCATGGACGAAACCAAGGCCCGCCAAGTGCAACGCCGGGCAACCGCCTACAGCATGACCAACAACAAGCTCGTCAAGCGCAGCGCGACAAGCGTGTTCCAGTGCTGCGTCGAGCCAGACAAGGGCATAGAGATCCTCCTTGACATACATCAGGGCGAGTGTGGGCACCACGCCACCTCCAAGTCCCTGGTGGCCAAGgccttccgccatg